The window AAGCGCATCCGCCATCTGATCTCGATCTTTGAGGACACCGACCTTGAGGATGCTCTGGCGACGATGCGCCGCTCCGGCGTGCATATCGCCAGGGTGTTCGACGAAACCGGGGCGACCAGGGGCGCGATCTTCTTGGAGGACATTATCGAGGAGCTCGTCGGCGAGGTTCAGGACGCGACTCGGCGCATCTAGCCCGGCCGCGCTGCCGGAGCGGAACCGGTCGCCAGCCAGCGGGCGAGGGCCCTACCAGCGAGCCAGGGTCGTGCGGGCCCGGTCGTAGTTCTTGGGCCAGTAGTCGATATCCACGCCCAGCTCGAGGGCCGCTCGTAGCGCAAAGTGTGGGTCACGGAGGAGCTTTCGGCCCATCATGACCGCGTCTGCCTGCCCTGACGCGATGACCTCGTTTGCGAGCAAGGACGTGGTGATGAGACCGACGGCGCTCACGGGAGCTCCGGTCGCCTCACGGATCGCCGCAGCGAAGGGAACCTGGTACCCAGGGCTGAGCGGGATCGTGGGGGAGGCCAGGGTCCCTCCCGTTGAGATATCGAACAGGTCGGCACCGAGCTCGTGGGCGGCGGAGGCGACGATGGCGGTCTCATCCGGGCTCCACCCCTCATCCGCCCAGTCGGTCGCCGATAACCGCACGAAAAGCGCGCGGTCGGGCCCTATCGCCTCTCGCACCGCCTCGATGACCCTGAGCAGCAACCTGCTGCGGTTGTCGAGGCTGCCGCCATAGGCGTCGGTTCGACGGTTCGAGAGCGGCGAGAGAAACTGGTGGATGAGGTAGCCGTGTGCGGCATGCACCTCGACCACATCAAACCCGGCCTCGACTGCGCGCCGGGCGGCGGCGGCAAAGTCCGCGACCACGGCGTCGATTCCGGCGAGGTCGAGCGCGA is drawn from Salinibacterium hongtaonis and contains these coding sequences:
- a CDS encoding NADH:flavin oxidoreductase/NADH oxidase; this translates as MSPADISLFSPLTLRSITMRNRLWVAPMCQYEVVKQDGVPTEWHLVHLGSFARGGAGLVMTEATAVSPEGRISGEDTGIYTDEQRDAWSRIVDFIHAQGAPAGIQLAHAGRKGSRWREWLPDEGTRPVDAGGWRTVAPSEIPFEGYDTPIALDLAGIDAVVADFAAAARRAVEAGFDVVEVHAAHGYLIHQFLSPLSNRRTDAYGGSLDNRSRLLLRVIEAVREAIGPDRALFVRLSATDWADEGWSPDETAIVASAAHELGADLFDISTGGTLASPTIPLSPGYQVPFAAAIREATGAPVSAVGLITTSLLANEVIASGQADAVMMGRKLLRDPHFALRAALELGVDIDYWPKNYDRARTTLARW